The proteins below come from a single Malus sylvestris chromosome 3, drMalSylv7.2, whole genome shotgun sequence genomic window:
- the LOC126614917 gene encoding uncharacterized protein LOC126614917, whose protein sequence is MECCGRPNRSDAHLSREEEAEIESKTREYFDGVTPKRHSKPQRSEYSSKYVDDLKNEDQIPELVEFHRLENDSQKIVVNGSGVGEEFVETDYYKDLNDIDKQHHTTGTGFIKVQNKGNNSYNLAPDSDTDVHASCQCNPATNDWIPDASAANAVGFDSGKPRRSEN, encoded by the exons atggagtGCTGTGGGAGGCCAAACAGGAGCGACGCTCATTTGTCGAGAGAGGAAGAGGCAGAGATCGAGTCGAAGACGAGAGAGTACTTCGACGGAGTGACTCCCAAGCGTCACTCCAAACCTCAACGCAGTGAGTATTCGTCAAAGTATGTGGATGATTTGAAAAACGAAGACCAAATTCCTGAACTCGTTGAGTTCCATCGTCTCGAAAACGATTCGCAG AAAATAGTGGTGAATGGAAGTGGAGTTGGTGAGGAGTTTGTGGAGACAGACTACTACAAGGACCTGAACGACATTGACAAGCAACACCACACCACAGGAACTGGGTTCATCAAAGTGCAAAACAAAGGTAACAACAGTTACAATTTAGCACCGGATTCCGACACCGACGTCCATGCTTCTTGCCAGTGCAACCCAGCAACTAATGACTGGATCCCGGACGCTTCTGCTGCCAATGCG GTGGGTTTTGATTCAGGGAAGCCAAGGAGGAGTGAAAATTAG
- the LOC126614910 gene encoding protein GRAVITROPIC IN THE LIGHT 1-like, with product MAGKVSNFSDLIQRVAASCLLHPLAAGRHDSCDSPVHRRTGDEHDEDDGDEEDEDDEVIDGGGLGFKAGEDRGSTNKEVVEMEMSMREVFDAVAAMKKAYVSLQEAHNPWDPAKLRAADAAVVGELRKIGVLRERFRRRHFTGGGERVMAGSTLREVVAPYEAAVDELKREVKCREVEIQNLKEKLNGVANGSHSKKGRSVSRRKVGSIGLTEVAAAPAPELFEATMSQVREASKSFTSLLLTLMRAAHWDIAAAVRSIEAATATTVGTNTTSSTIATQNGDAKYALQSYISRKLFQGFDHETFYMDGSLSSLLNPDQHRRDCFARYRDFKAMDPTELLGILPTCQFGKFCSAKYLAVVHPKMEESLFGHLEQRRHVVEGGHPRSEFYREFLGLAKAVWLLHLLAFSLDPPPSQFEASRGAEFHPGYMESVVRFAGGRVLLGQVVGFPVCPGFKLGNGSVIKARVYLVNRN from the exons ATGGCGGGAAAGGTTTCGAATTTCTCGGATCTGATTCAGCGAGTGGCGGCTTCTTGCTTGCTCCACCCACTCGCCGCCGGGCGCCACGATTCCTGCGATTCCCCCGTGCATCGACGCACCGGCGATGAGCATGACGAGGACGACGGAGATGAGGAAGACGAAGACGATGAAGTGATTGACGGTGGAGGCTTAGGGTTTAAGGCTGGGGAGGATCGGGGGTCGACGAATAAGGAGGTTGTGGAGATGGAGATGTCAATGCGGGAGGTTTTCGACGCCGTTGCGGCGATGAAGAAGGCGTACGTCAGCCTCCAGGAAGCCCACAACCCGTGGGACCCGGCGAAGCTCAGGGCGGCTGACGCTGCGGTGGTCGGTGAGCTGAGAAAAATCGGGGTGCTGAGAGAGAGGTTTCGAAGAAGGCATTTTACCGGCGGGGGAGAGCGAGTGATGGCGGGGAGTACGTTGAGAGAGGTGGTGGCGCCGTACGAAGCGGCAGTGGACGAGCTGAAGAGAGAGGTGAAGTGCAGAGAGGTCGAGATCCAGAACCTCAAGGAGAAGCTAAACGGCGTCGCTAACGGGTCCCACTCTAAGAAGGGCAGGTCCGTGTCCAGAAGAAAAGTCGGTTCCATCGGTCTGACTGAAG TTGCAGCGGCTCCAGCGCCGGAGCTGTTCGAGGCGACGATGAGCCAGGTGAGAGAGGCATCCAAGTCGTTCACGTCGCTGCTCCTCACCCTAATGCGCGCAGCCCACTGGGACATCGCCGCCGCAGTCCGGTCAATTGAAGCCGCCACCGCTACCACCGTCGGGACCAACACGACGTCTTCGACCATCGCTACCCAGAACGGCGACGCCAAGTACGCGCTGCAGTCCTACATTTCGCGGAAGCTCTTCCAGGGATTCGATCACGAGACGTTCTACATGGACGGTAGCCTCTCGTCGCTGCTCAACCCGGACCAGCACCGGCGCGACTGCTTCGCCCGGTACCGCGACTTCAAGGCCATGGACCCCACCGAGCTGCTCGGGATTCTGCCCACGTGTCAGTTCGGGAAGTTCTGCTCCGCCAAGTACCTGGCCGTCGTCCATCCCAAGATGGAGGAGTCGTTGTTTGGGCACTTGGAGCAGCGACGACATGTCGTAGAAGGGGGGCACCCGAGGAGCGAGTTTTACAGGGAATTTTTGGGGCTGGCGAAGGCGGTGTGGCTGCTGCACTTGCTGGCGTTTTCGCTTGACCCGCCGCCGAGTCAGTTCGAGGCGAGTCGGGGAGCGGAGTTTCATCCGGGTTATATGGAGAGTGTTGTGAGGTTTGCGGGCGGGCGAGTTCTGTTGGGTCAGGTTGTCGGGTTTCCGGTTTGTCCCGGGTTTAAGCTTGGGAATGGGTCGGTTATTAAGGCCAGGGTTTATCTGGTAAATAGGAATTAA
- the LOC126614913 gene encoding mitochondrial uncoupling protein 2-like, with protein MADLSPRSEISFLQTFLCSAFAACFAEFCTIPLDTAKVRLQLQKKAVAGDGAGAPRYRGLLGTMATIAREEGLAALWNGIIPGLQRQCIYGGLRIGLYDPVKIFLVGSAFGGDIPLFHKILAALFTGALAIIVANPTDLVKVRLQSEGKLPAGVPRRYAGALDAYSTIVRQEGLGALWTGLGPNVARNAIVNAAELASYDQVKETILKIPGSTDNILTHILAGLGAGFFAVSIGSPVDVVKSRMMGDSTYKNTFDCFVKTLKYEGFLAFYKGFLPNFGRLGSWNVLMFLMLEQAKNVIRV; from the exons ATGGCAGATCTCAGCCCCAGGTCTGAGATCTCCTTCTTGCAAACTTTCCTCTGCAGTGCATTCGCCGCCTGCTTCGCTGAG TTTTGTACCATTCCTTTAGACACTGCTAAAGTCAGGCTTCAGCTCCAAAAGAAAGCAGTCGCGGGGGATGGAGCTGGTGCACCAAGGTATAGGGGCCTATTGGGTACTATGGCTACGATCGCTAGGGAAGAAGGTTTAGCAGCACTTTGGAATGGCATAATTCCAGGATTACAACGCCAATGTATTTACGGAGGCTTGAGAATTGGATTATATGATCCT GTCAAAATTTTCCTTGTTGGCAGTGCTTTTGGTGGGGATATTCCTCTATTCCACAAAATACTTGCTGCTCTATTCACTG GTGCTCTGGCAATCATAGTGGCTAATCCAACTGACCTTGTGAAGGTTCGACTTCAATCTGAAGGAAAATTGCCAGCTGGAGTTCCTAGGCGATATGCTGGAGCCTTAGATGCTTATTCCACTATAGTCAGACAG GAAGGATTAGGGGCCCTGTGGACTGGGCTGGGGCCAAATGTAGCACGGAACGCTATTGTAAATGCTGCCGAACTAGCCAGTTATGATCAAGTGAAGGAG ACAATTTTGAAAATTCCAGGGTCCACAGACAATATTTTAACTCATATCCTAGCTGGTCTGGGTGCCGGTTTCTTTGCAGTTTCGATTGGCTCTCCTGTTGACGTG GTGAAATCCAGAATGATGGGAGATTCAACTTACAAAAACACCTTTGATTGCTTCGTCAAAACGTTGAAGTATGAG GGATTTTTGGCCTTCTATAAAGGGTTCCTCCCAAACTTCGGTCGGCTAGGATCGTGGAACGTGCTTATGTTTCTAATGCTAGAGCAA GCGAAAAATGTTATTCGggtataa
- the LOC126614914 gene encoding proliferating cell nuclear antigen: protein MLELRLVQGSLLKKVLESIKDLVNDANFDCSSSGFSLQAMDSSHVALVALLLRSEGFEHYRCDRNMSMGMNLGNMSKMLRCAGNDDIITIKADDGSDTVTFMFESPTQDKISDFEMKLMDIDSEHLGIPEAEYQSIVTMPSSEFARICKDLSGIGDTVVISVTKEGVKFSTRGDIGTANIVCRQNTTVDKPEEATVINMSEPVSLTFALRYMNSFTKATTLSNTVTISLSSELPVVVEYKIAEMGYIRFYLAPKIEDDEDETKPEV from the exons ATGTTGGAGCTCCGACTGGTCCAGGGCTCGCTGCTGAAGAAGGTGCTGGAGTCCATCAAGGACCTGGTGAACGACGCCAACTTCGACTGCTCCTCCTCCGGCTTCTCCCTCCAGGCCATGGACTCCAGCCACGTGGCGCTCGTCGCCCTCCTCCTCAGATCTGAGGGCTTCGAGCACTACCGCTGCGACCGCAACATGTCCATGGGCATGAACCTTGGCAACATGTCCAAGATGCTCAGGTGTGCCGGAAATGATGACATCATCACCATCAAGGCTGACGACGGCAGCGACACCGTCACCTTCATGTTCGAAAGCCCCA CACAAGATAAAATTTCTGATTTTGAGATGAAGCTGATGGATATTGATAGCGAACACCTTGGAATTCCGGAGGCAGAATACCAGTCTATTGTGACAATGCCCTCTTCTGAGTTTGCTAGAATATGTAAAGACCTCAGTGGCATTGGTGATACTG TTGTGATATCTGTGACCAAGGAAGGAGTGAAGTTCTCTACAAGAGGGGATATTGGCACTGCTAACATTGTCTGCAGGCAGAACACTACCGTCGACAAG CCTGAAGAAGCAACTGTCATAAATATGAGCGAGCCAGTGTCGTTGACATTTGCTCTGAGGTACATGAACTCGTTCACAAAGGCTACCACATTGTCGAACACGGTCACAATCAGCTTGTCTTCTGAACTCCCAGTTGTGGTTGAGTACAAGATTGCAGAGATGGGCTACATTAGGTTCTACTTGGCTCCCAAGATAGAAGATGACGAAGACGAAACCAAGCCTGAAGTTTGA
- the LOC126614916 gene encoding probable sugar phosphate/phosphate translocator At3g11320 has protein sequence MSKFVTVGLITAWYSSNIGVLLLNKFLLSNYGFKYPIFLTLCHMLACSLLSYVAISWMKVVPMQSIKSRVQFFKISSLGLIFCLSVVGGNISLRYLAVSFNQAIGATTPFFTAVFAYIMTLKKEGWVTYVTLIPVVTGVIIASGGEPSFHLFGFIMCIGATAARALKSVLQGILLSSEGEKLNSMNLLMYMAPVAVAILLPAALLMEENVVGITIALARDDVSIVWYLVFNSALAYFVNLTNFVVTKHTSALTLQVLGNAKGAVAVVVSILIFRNPVSVTGMLGYGLTVTGVILYGEAKKRGR, from the exons ATGTCGAAGTTCGTCACGGTCGGATTAATAACAGCATGGTACTCGTCGAACATCGGAGTTTTGCTGTTGAACAAGTTTCTCCTGAGCAATTACGGGTTCAAGTACCCGATTTTCTTGACCCTTTGCCACATGCTCGCGTGCTCCCTCCTCAGCTACGTAGCCATTTCGTGGATGAAGGTCGTTCCCATGCAGAGCATCAAGTCACGCGTCCAGTTCTTCAAGATATCGTCCCTCGGTCTCATCTTCTGTTTGTCTGTCGTTGGCGGGAACATCTCGCTCCGGTACCTCGCCGTGTCGTTTAACCAGGCCATCGGCGCCACCACGCCGTTCTTCACGGCTGTGTTTGCGTATATTATGACTCTCAAGAAGGAGGGCTGGGTCACGTACGTTACTCTTATTCCGGTTGTCACCGGCGTTATCATTGCCAGCGGG GGAGAGCCAAGTTTTCATCTGTTTGGATTTATAATGTGTATTGGTGCTACAGCAGCAAGGGCACTCAAGTCGGTGCTTCAAGGGATACTCCTCTCCTCTGAAGG GGAAAAGCTGAATTCCATGAACCTGCTCATGTACATGGCTCCTGTAGCCGTGGCAATCCTTCTCCCTGCAGCTCTTTTGATGGAAGAGAACGTAGTTGGAATAACAATTGCACTTGCAAGAGATGACGTGTCAATCGTCTGGTACCTGGTGTTCAACTCCGCTCTTGCATATTTTGTCAATTTGACCAACTTCGTGGTAACCAAACACACCAGTGCCTTGACTCTCCAG GTGTTGGGAAATGCAAAAGGAGCGGTTGCAGTGGTGGTTTCAATTTTGATATTCAGAAATCCGGTATCAGTGACCGGAATGCTCGGTTACGGTCTCACAGTAACAGGAGTCATCCTCTACGGCGAAGCCAAGAAACGAGGGAGGTAG